One window of the Desulfobaculum xiamenense genome contains the following:
- the rpsJ gene encoding 30S ribosomal protein S10, translating to MVSMQSDRIRIKLKAYDYRILDKAVAEIVDTARNTGASIAGPIPLPTNIHKYTIQKSVHVDKKSREQFEMRVHKRLLDILEPTQQTVDALGKLSLPAGVDVEIKL from the coding sequence ATGGTTTCCATGCAGAGCGATCGCATCAGAATCAAGCTGAAAGCGTACGACTACAGGATTCTGGACAAAGCCGTTGCCGAGATCGTCGACACGGCCCGGAATACCGGCGCCAGCATTGCGGGCCCGATCCCTCTTCCGACCAACATTCACAAGTACACTATCCAGAAGTCCGTGCATGTTGATAAGAAGTCCCGGGAACAGTTCGAAATGCGCGTGCACAAGCGCCTGCTCGATATTCTCGAGCCCACGCAGCAGACCGTGGACGCCCTGGGCAAGCTCAGCCTGCCTGCAGGCGTCGATGTTGAAATCAAACTCTAG